Genomic segment of Pirellulales bacterium:
ATTTACCCTGATTGAGTTGCTGGTAGTGATTGCGATTATCGGGGTGCTCGTCGCATTGCTGCTCCCGGCGATCCAAAGTGCGCGGGAAGCGGCGCGGCGAACCCACTGCAAGAACAATCTCAAGAACATCGGGCTCTCGATCCTCAATTACGAGAGCGCCACCAAAGAGTTTCCGACGGGCGGGGCGAGCTATGGAGATCGTATTGAGTGCTATGCCGAAAACGGCAAGGCGTGGACGGGCAAGAAGCAGGGTATGAGTTGGGCTTATCAGATCTTGCCCTATTTGGAGCAAGGGGCGCTGCGCGACATTGGCAATACCGATATCGTGCAAAGCACCTACGTTCCGCTCTACAACTGTCCGTCGCGACGCGGTCCCACGCTCCACGACACCCATTGGGGGGCGAGCTATCTCATGGACTATGCCGGCGCCCAGCCCGCGACGTTGGGGGCGAGCAATTCAACGGCCATGTATATCGCCACCCGGGATTTCCAGACATGCGTGCGTGTGGAGTTTTCCTTTTGGAGCCCCAACAGCACAGGATACGCCGTGGCCCAGGACAACGGCGTTTTTGACGGCGTGATTGTCCGTTCGCCATGGAGACGCAGCAACGTTGATCCTGCCACCTGCGGCCCCAATCCGGCGCCTGGGGCATTTGTCACGGGCGTGCCGAATCCTACCAGAATCGCCCAAATTTCCGACGGCACGTCCAACACGATGATGATCGGCGAGAAGTACGTCTATCAACAGCACTACGATGGACGCGGAAACGATCCGTCCGACGACCGCGGCTGGCTCGACGGCTGGGACCCCGACACGATGCGATCCACGATGGCCCAGCCCCTCAGCGACGCGGTCTGGAGAACGCTTTGTGCGGCGGACAATACTGCAGACAGAAGCAGGTTGTACAACCAGACGTACATGTTCGGTTCGGCCCATGCGGCGGGCTTCAACAGCGTGTTTGCCGACGGGTCAGTCCGCTCGATCAGTTACGACGTTCCGATCGAGGTGCTGAACAGCATTGGCACCAAGGGCGGCGAGGCAGGTGCGCACGAGACGACAACCCTGGAAGGGATCAATTGATGGACGGGTTGGCGAAGTTTCGGCTCATTGGCCCGTTGTTCTTCGGGGCGCTGTCGTTCGCGGCGATCATGGCCGCCGTGGCGATGTTGGGTGCGCAGTCGGTCTGGGGCGAGAAGATCGCAACGCCCGCAGCGAAAGTGCGTCCTGCCGCGGCCGCGGACTCGCCGCTCGATCTCACCGTCTACGACGACGTCGTCGAGAAGCTGCTCGCTCGGATGACGCTGGCCGAGAAGGTCGGCCAGATGACCCAGGCCGAGCTGACCTCGCTGGGCGATTTGAGCGCGATCGCCGATTTGTCGCTGGGGTCGGTCCTCTGCGGCGGCGGTTCCGATCCGCAGGCGGGCAACAGCGTTCGCGCCTGGGCCGACGCCTACGACGCCTGCCAGCGTCAGTCGCAGGCCTCACGGCTCAAGATCCCGCTGCTGTTCGGGGTCGACGCCATGCACGGCCATAGCAACGTGCTGGGAGCGGTGATCTTTCCGCACAATATTGGCTTGGGTTGCTCGCGCGACGAGGATCTCGTCGAGCGAATTGGCCGAGCGACCGCCCTGGAGATCCGCGCCACCGGCGTCAATTGGGCGTTTGCGCCGTGCGTGACCGTGCCGCGCGACGATCGCTGGGGTCGCACGTACGAAGGTTACTCCGAAACGCCGGACGTGGTCGGCCCGCTCGGCGCGGCCCTGATTCGCGGTCTGCAGGGCGCCCGGCTCGACGATCCGACGGCGGTGCTGGCTTGCGCCAAGCACTTCGTCGCCGACGGCGGAACCGCCCCGACGGCGCCGCCGGCAGGCGAAGATTTCATCCGTACGATCGCCCTCGACCAAGGGGATGCAGCCATCGACGAAGCCGAGCTGCGCAACGTCCATCTGGCGCCGTACCGCGACGCGATCGCCGCCGGGGTCGGATCGATCATGGTCTCCTACAGCAGCTGGAACGGCCTGAAGTGCACCGCCAACGAGTACCTGCTGACGGACGTCCTCAAGGGCGAGCTGGGCTTTCAGGGGCTGGTGATCACCGACTACAACGCGATCAAGCAGCTTGACGACGACTTCCGCGCGGCGGTTCGCAAGGCCGTCCTCGCCGGCGTCGACATGGCGATGGAGCCGAACAATTATCGCCAGTTCATCGACACGCTCGTCTCGCTCGTCGACGAGGGCGAGCTTCCCGTTGCGCGGATCGACGACGCGGTCCGACGCATCCTGCGCGTGAAGGCGGCGATGGGGTTGCTCGGGGACGACGCCGTCACGACCGCCGATCGTTCGCTGATCGAATCCACGTTCGGCGGACCCGCGCATCGCGCGTTGGCTCG
This window contains:
- a CDS encoding DUF1559 domain-containing protein, whose translation is FTLIELLVVIAIIGVLVALLLPAIQSAREAARRTHCKNNLKNIGLSILNYESATKEFPTGGASYGDRIECYAENGKAWTGKKQGMSWAYQILPYLEQGALRDIGNTDIVQSTYVPLYNCPSRRGPTLHDTHWGASYLMDYAGAQPATLGASNSTAMYIATRDFQTCVRVEFSFWSPNSTGYAVAQDNGVFDGVIVRSPWRRSNVDPATCGPNPAPGAFVTGVPNPTRIAQISDGTSNTMMIGEKYVYQQHYDGRGNDPSDDRGWLDGWDPDTMRSTMAQPLSDAVWRTLCAADNTADRSRLYNQTYMFGSAHAAGFNSVFADGSVRSISYDVPIEVLNSIGTKGGEAGAHETTTLEGIN
- a CDS encoding glycoside hydrolase family 3 C-terminal domain-containing protein; the encoded protein is MDGLAKFRLIGPLFFGALSFAAIMAAVAMLGAQSVWGEKIATPAAKVRPAAAADSPLDLTVYDDVVEKLLARMTLAEKVGQMTQAELTSLGDLSAIADLSLGSVLCGGGSDPQAGNSVRAWADAYDACQRQSQASRLKIPLLFGVDAMHGHSNVLGAVIFPHNIGLGCSRDEDLVERIGRATALEIRATGVNWAFAPCVTVPRDDRWGRTYEGYSETPDVVGPLGAALIRGLQGARLDDPTAVLACAKHFVADGGTAPTAPPAGEDFIRTIALDQGDAAIDEAELRNVHLAPYRDAIAAGVGSIMVSYSSWNGLKCTANEYLLTDVLKGELGFQGLVITDYNAIKQLDDDFRAAVRKAVLAGVDMAMEPNNYRQFIDTLVSLVDEGELPVARIDDAVRRILRVKAAMGLLGDDAVTTADRSLIESTFGGPAHRALAREAVQKSLVLLKNEGDLLPLVRSGSILVAGRGADDLGMQCGGWTIDWQGKLGEVTTGGTTILAAVRHAAGSGLTVVHSPDGSLAAGRPKPDVALVVVGEPPYAEGNGDTADLSLAAEDLTAVANARNTGAPVVLVVLSGRPLELGPALASCDAVVAAWLPGTEGAGVVDVLFGDSSPSGQLSFSWPQSSEQHPLNVGVEPYDPLFPVGHGLRYGSSSHAATASPESRAVVEPVGVLLPQ